A stretch of the Dioscorea cayenensis subsp. rotundata cultivar TDr96_F1 chromosome 4, TDr96_F1_v2_PseudoChromosome.rev07_lg8_w22 25.fasta, whole genome shotgun sequence genome encodes the following:
- the LOC120259247 gene encoding WUSCHEL-related homeobox 9-like isoform X2, protein MASSNRHWPSLFKSKPCNTHHQWQSDINHSSSLLSSSCQKPPFSSAGSVNDERTPEPKPRWNPKPEQIRILEAIFNSGMVNPPRDEIRRIRAQLQEYGQVGDANVFYWFQNRKSRSKHKQRQLAGRSPRSNTTTITTNAITNTSHAIKAFDPSSSSSSSSDRSSGGSDKTPPPPTSMVNSIIELSASPTPSVNQTLIHGTTTHTELSGEHFFFPAPPPQGYYFSDLMGVVSAPENGLWSDLISQENAKAGAGAGAMDVTEMTTNTNTANNTITSHVNELQGMGGVNKLMVFINEVVFEVVAGPLNVREAFGEEAVLLHASGQPVLTDEFGVTLQPLQHGASYYLV, encoded by the exons atgGCCTCATCCAACAGGCACTGGCCTAGCTTGTTCAAGTCCAAACCTTGCAACACTCACCACCAATGGCAATCTGACATCAACcactcttcttctctcctttcaAGCTCCTGCCAGAAACCTCCCTTCTCTTCTGCTG GTTCAGTAAATGATGAGAGAACTCCGGAGCCAAAACCAAGATGGAACCCTAAACCGGAGCAAATCAGGATCTTGGAAGCAATCTTCAACTCAGGCATGGTGAATCCTCCCAGAGATGAGATTCGCCGGATAAGAGCTCAGCTTCAGGAGTACGGTCAGGTCGGCGACGCCAATGTCTTTTATTGGTTTCAGAACCGCAAGTCTCGGAGCAAACACAAGCAACGTCAGCTCGCCGGCCGCTCACCTCGCTCTAACACCACAACCATCACTACTAATGCTATTACTAACACTAGTCATGCAATCAAAGCTTTTgatccttcttcatcttcttcatcatcttccgACCGATCATCAGGTGGTTCAGATAAAACTCCTCCACCACCAACTTCAATGGTAAATTCCATCATTGAATTGTCAGCTTCACCTACACCATCAGTGAACCAGACATTGATACATGGCACTACTACTCACACTGAGCTCTCCGGTGAGCATTTCTTCTTCCCAGCACCACCACCGCAGGGATACTACTTCTCTGATCTCATGGGTGTTGTCTCTGCTCCGGAGAATGGCCTCTGGAGTGATCTTATCTCACAAGAGAATGCAAaagctggtgctggtgctggtgctatGGATGTCACTGAGATGACCACAAACACAAACACTGCAAATAATACTATTACTAGTCATGTCAATGAGTTACAAG GAATGGGAGGGGTGAATAAATTGATGGTATTTATAAATGAGGTGGTGTTCGAGGTGGTGGCCGGGCCGCTGAATGTCCGGGAAGCGTTCGGGGAGGAGGCGGTCCTCCTCCACGCCTCCGGCCAACCAGTGCTCACCGATGAATTTGGTGTCACTCTGCAACCCCTTCAACATGGAGCTTCCTACTATTTG GTTTAA
- the LOC120258651 gene encoding GDSL esterase/lipase At5g45960-like, producing MDKIMNNAVFIISAGTNDFAANYIPLPIRKKMFSIADYQNFVLQNLQEFLQGIHKLGARKMAVVGLPPVGCLPVIITLFGFGDRKCIEAFNSMSIIYNNKLKDILRKASTVLQGAQLIYVDVFTPLYDFILSPNKYGFEETMVGCCGTGMVEAGLACNANSLVCIDASKRKLTMRKGRNLSMNLKMILKKRLRAAGSIYSVCSFIINVQPLFFACHCGPALGHQQLLSCSSWPRFASEASDINSLYDCCISFDYNDANCRKETLRVLLRIANPKFGFNQRLAIVESKCK from the exons ATGGATAAGATAATGAACAATGCCGTGTTTATTATAAGTGCTGGAACAAATGATTTTGCTGCTAATTACATCCCTCTTCCAATCAGAAAGAAGATGTTCTCAATTGCAGATTATCAAAACTTTGTCCTGCAAAATCTACAAGAATTCCTACAG GGAATACACAAATTAGGAGCTAGAAAAATGGCAGTGGTAGGACTTCCTCCAGTTGGGTGTTTGCCAGTGATTATCACTCTATTTGGATTTGGTGATAGAAAATGCATTGAGGCTTTCAACTCCATGTCCATCATTTACAACAATAAGCTCAAAGATATCTTGCGAAAGGCCTCAACAGTGTTACAAGGGGCCCAACTCATATATGTGGATGTCTTTACTCCTTTATATGACTTCATTCTCTCTCCAAACAAGTATG ggtttgaggagaCCATGGTGGGATGTTGTGGAACAGGGATGGTGGAGGCAGGGTTGGCATGCAATGCAAACTCTCTTGTTTGCATTGATGCATCAAA GAGGAAGCTGACTATGAGGAAAGGGAGGAATCTGAGCATGAATCTGAAGATGATTCTGAAGAAGAGACTGAG GGCT GCTGGCTCTATTTACTCAGTTTGCAGCTTTATTATTAATGTTCAGCCTTTGTTTTTCGCATGCCACTGTGGGCCAGCTTTAGGCCATCAACAGCTTCTATCATGCAGTTCATGGCCACGGTTTGCTTCTGAAGCTTCAGACATAAACTCTCTTTATGATTGTTGCATTTCCTTTGATTATAATGATGCTAACTGCAGAAAGGAGACGCTGAGGGTCTTATTGAGGATAGCAAATCCAAAATTTGGTTTCAACCAAAGACTGGCAATAGTCGAAAGCAAATGTAAGTAG
- the LOC120258650 gene encoding GDSL esterase/lipase At5g45960-like, translating to MMAGTSTRPRTFKQEEADYEEKEESEHESEISWLMRSSDFMADEISTKKPHCLFSQSLVLLIFLLALASSCQGLLQADSSSAAVKQNVTRVSAVFAFGDSTLDSGNNNYLVTPYKSDFLPYGKDFFGHKPTGRFTNGRLLTDFAASYVGLKEEVPAYLDPSLSLDDLITGVCFASAGSGFDPLTAEINQVIPMGEQIDYFRV from the exons GAGGAAGCTGACTATGAGGAAAAGGAGGAATCTGAGCATGAATCTGAGATTTCCTGGCTGATGAGATCATCTGATTTCATGGCTGATGAGATTTCCACAAAGAAACCACATTGCTTGTTTTCTCaatctcttgttcttcttatctTCTTGCTTGCTTTGGCTTCATCTTGTCAAGGCTTGCTGCAAGCAGACAGCAGTTCAGCTGCTGTGAAGCAAAATGTGACCAGAGTCTCAGCAGTGTTTGCTTTTGGAGACTCAACTCTGGACTCAGGAAACAACAACTACTTAGTCACACCTTACAAGAGTGATTTCTTGCCTTATGGTAAGGATTTCTTTGGCCATAAACCCACTGGCAGGTTCACCAATGGAAGACTCCTCACTGACTTTGCAG CTTCATATGTTGGTCTCAAAGAGGAGGTGCCTGCTTACTTAGACCCTTCACTAAGTCTTGATGATCTGATTACTGGTGTCTGCTTTGCATCTGCTGGCTCTGGATTTGACCCTTTAACAGCAGAAAtcaat CAAGTAATTCCAATGGGTGAACAAATAGATTATTTCAGAGTT
- the LOC120259247 gene encoding WUSCHEL-related homeobox 12-like isoform X1: MASSNRHWPSLFKSKPCNTHHQWQSDINHSSSLLSSSCQKPPFSSAGSVNDERTPEPKPRWNPKPEQIRILEAIFNSGMVNPPRDEIRRIRAQLQEYGQVGDANVFYWFQNRKSRSKHKQRQLAGRSPRSNTTTITTNAITNTSHAIKAFDPSSSSSSSSDRSSGGSDKTPPPPTSMVNSIIELSASPTPSVNQTLIHGTTTHTELSGEHFFFPAPPPQGYYFSDLMGVVSAPENGLWSDLISQENAKAGAGAGAMDVTEMTTNTNTANNTITSHVNELQGMGGVNKLMVFINEVVFEVVAGPLNVREAFGEEAVLLHASGQPVLTDEFGVTLQPLQHGASYYLVIF, encoded by the exons atgGCCTCATCCAACAGGCACTGGCCTAGCTTGTTCAAGTCCAAACCTTGCAACACTCACCACCAATGGCAATCTGACATCAACcactcttcttctctcctttcaAGCTCCTGCCAGAAACCTCCCTTCTCTTCTGCTG GTTCAGTAAATGATGAGAGAACTCCGGAGCCAAAACCAAGATGGAACCCTAAACCGGAGCAAATCAGGATCTTGGAAGCAATCTTCAACTCAGGCATGGTGAATCCTCCCAGAGATGAGATTCGCCGGATAAGAGCTCAGCTTCAGGAGTACGGTCAGGTCGGCGACGCCAATGTCTTTTATTGGTTTCAGAACCGCAAGTCTCGGAGCAAACACAAGCAACGTCAGCTCGCCGGCCGCTCACCTCGCTCTAACACCACAACCATCACTACTAATGCTATTACTAACACTAGTCATGCAATCAAAGCTTTTgatccttcttcatcttcttcatcatcttccgACCGATCATCAGGTGGTTCAGATAAAACTCCTCCACCACCAACTTCAATGGTAAATTCCATCATTGAATTGTCAGCTTCACCTACACCATCAGTGAACCAGACATTGATACATGGCACTACTACTCACACTGAGCTCTCCGGTGAGCATTTCTTCTTCCCAGCACCACCACCGCAGGGATACTACTTCTCTGATCTCATGGGTGTTGTCTCTGCTCCGGAGAATGGCCTCTGGAGTGATCTTATCTCACAAGAGAATGCAAaagctggtgctggtgctggtgctatGGATGTCACTGAGATGACCACAAACACAAACACTGCAAATAATACTATTACTAGTCATGTCAATGAGTTACAAG GAATGGGAGGGGTGAATAAATTGATGGTATTTATAAATGAGGTGGTGTTCGAGGTGGTGGCCGGGCCGCTGAATGTCCGGGAAGCGTTCGGGGAGGAGGCGGTCCTCCTCCACGCCTCCGGCCAACCAGTGCTCACCGATGAATTTGGTGTCACTCTGCAACCCCTTCAACATGGAGCTTCCTACTATTTGGTCATCTTCTAA
- the LOC120258871 gene encoding probable E3 ubiquitin-protein ligase ZFP1: protein MSRLVGVGMDEYGRHNSFADYVRASCKRKNAAVVPATPAVYGGINALQATEGSRRNLWSRSNGTTIHPDSSAVHHSNYLHQGNCIGQSAPPDNSWMAPFGNNAGGGGCSNWSNPHAVTHLQGRYFSSRDVELANMGVQGYQEIPFNANSAFLFQSAPMPNPAPIPNFHHHLAPLHSIQVQNYGQHINFPAPPYQLPLHSFCPSTINPSFNPLDSGNRFLPCPPPNAKLICGPLQQPQTAVSVSHRNLRILSTEDPAVLELPRFYGVGDVTDQHRDMRLDIDDMTYEELLALEEQIGDVSTGLTEESILQNLKTSFHITSSKSSFSDCSSRSFPENETCSICQVEYEESERLGTLNCGHNYHADCIKQWLLVKNLCPICKTSAFASNDKRDA from the exons ATGTCCAGACTAGTAGGAGTTGGCATGGATGAGTATGGTAGACATAATAGTTTTGCGGATTACGTTAGAGCTTCCTGCAAAAGAAAGAATGCTGCCGTGGTTCCAG CCACCCCAGCTGTATATGGAGGGATTAATGCTCTGCAAGCCACAGAAGGATCTCGCAGAAATCTGTGGAGCAGATCTAATGGAACCACAATCCATCCTGATTCTTCAGCAGTGCATCATAGTAATTACTTACACCAAGGGAACTGTATAGGTCAGTCTGCTCCACCTGACAACTCTTGGATGGCGCCATTTGGGAATAATGCAGGTGGTGGTGGATGTTCCAATTGGAGCAACCCTCATGCTGTAACTCATTTGCAAG GAAGATATTTCAGTTCAAGGGATGTGGAGTTGGCGAACATGGGTGTGCAGGGATACCAGGAAATTCCATTTAATGCTAATTCTGCTTTCCTTTTCCAGTCAGCTCCTATGCCTAATCCTGCTCCTATACCTAATTTTCATCACCATCTAGCACCCTTGCATAGCATACAAGTTCAGAATTATGGGCAGCATATTAATTTTCCAGCGCCCCCTTATCAGCTTCCTCTTCACTCTTTTTGTCCATCCACTATCAATCCTTCATTCAATCCTCTGGATTCTGGTAACAGATTTCTACCTTGCCCGCCACCCAACGCCAAACTCATTTGTGGTCCCCTGCAGCAACCTCAAACTGCAGTTTCAGTAAGCCACAGAAATTTGAGGATTCTATCAACGGAG GATCCTGCTGTATTGGAACTTCCAAGGTTTTATGGTGTTGGGGATGTCACTGACCAGCATAGAGATATGAGACTTGATATCGACGACATGACTTATGAG GAACTTCTTGCCTTAGAAGAGCAGATTGGAGATGTCAGCACTGGCTTGACAGAGGAATCTATCCTTCAGAATCTAAAGACGAGTTTCCACATCACATCATCTAAATCTTCATTTTCTGATTGCTCTTCTAGATCTTTTCCAGAGAATGAAACTTGTTCCATTTGCCAG gtggaGTATGAAGAGAGTGAGAGACTGGGAACGTTGAATTGTGGACACAATTACCATGCTGACTGCATAAAGCAATGGTTATTGGTGAAAAACCTTTGTCCAATCTGCAAAACTTCGGCTTTCGCATCAAATGATAAAAGAGATGCATGA